tgattacactacgactataccaatggtttattcctttccatcttagtcgtgagcaactgtttataatttataaagagctgataacagaTCTTCTGTgtataacaccacacaccatgttatctactttataaattaattgaacaactatatttaacaaataaatatagacatttgaccaatgtgattcttttatttcaaaaataaatgtttataaaagttaggcttttagtatatactccaacaaAAAGTATTAAAACTTGATTGGTGTTACActaatttaaagtatttttcaatgaaaaaacTTGTCCAAAGAGGTAATTGCACCAATTTGGACTATATCGAAAAGAAATATtaagagaaattttgaaaatcaCCTCCTTGCCTGATTGggggttgcaccaattcagagccaacttggctctgataccatttgttagatCGTTAAGacactagaggagggtgaataatgTTCTTTACCTTTTTCGAAAATCAAGAATACATAGtggaataaaaaaaacaaaaacaatgctaacacggctaagttttacttggttcggagcttatgACGACTTCTACCCTAAGGCTCACGATCGtcgatcactttcgttgggcaatcactatcaattcaaatatttgaattacAAAGTTTTAGTACAAGAATTGTAAATTGAAAAATTACTGATAAGAAGAAAGAATGAATCAAGTTCCTTAATCATCGGATGTCGGAGCAGCTTTTCAAGATCGTCAGAGCCTTCTCAGAGCAGAGTACAAGAACGAAAGTTGTAGCAGGTAATTATCTGAAGCTACTGGTCGAAAGcatttatataggcccattccgaGCGCCTAGATCGTTGCTAACGTGACAatctctcgtcgaaacttgatccatcaagtttatccacttccgggcactcggaccccCTTCGGGCACTTGGACTGTTGACATAGTTCGGCCAGTCGTCGTGCTCCAACCCAACTTCTAGATGAAATTTCTAGTCCTGGCACCTAGACCAGCTCCGGGTGTCTGGACCGCCCTGGTGCCTAGCCAAGCCACCCGGGCAAGGCTGGTCCGAACACCAGACCAACTCGGGGAGCCAGAgtttgggcgcccggatcctTTTTAGGCGTCTGGACTCCCTTTTTTCAGCAGCTCAttccttgcaaaaaaaaaaaaagttagtccaagcaataaaaatatatgtttatcctgtaaaataaagttattaCAATACAGCaagatagtagtagtaattagatcttgtctccttaagatcagaatctagtcaagatctcagctTAGGCTTTCTAAATGAACCTAAGCTAGACCAACGCCTACAATTCCTTTAACTGGGAATGCGTTCTCACTGGATCTTtcatccagttgcttaccttttgcTTACTAACTGTAGtcacttgcctttgacccaccaggtcttcccgccagttgtcaggttcCATGAACCCAATTGGACTTCGGCCAGTTGTTAGGTCCCACAGATCCGAccagacttcccgccagatatcaggtctcatagacctatctgaacttcacaCTAGCTATCGGGTCCcgtagacctagctggatttcagcctggtgtcaggtcatTCATACTcgttaactcctgcacacttggtaatgcAATTAGACTACAAACACTCTaattttaatccacttgtcattcatcaaaatctgatttAGATCATTGGTGCAAATTGTACCAACATTTTCCTGTCCCTCCATTCATGTCGGACGTGAGTCGGTATTTTAATGTTCCCTTACAACAATTTGACTCAAACACATTCCGCTATATGTGTGGGATGTTAATGTTGTTTCACCTATTTGGCATCCCTCCTACACCGTACAatctttatttgttttcttaCTCCAAGAAATCAGAGCTAGGGGTCTTCCTCTTTCAATCTCGCCCGAAGTGGGTTTTCTTCGAGGACATGTCTTCTTCGAACAAGGGCTGGAAATCCCATTTCTTCTTCATTGAGATGCTCGAGCTCGTAACCTAGTCGACCGAATGACAGtcttcccttcctcctcttcctgaCCTCGAGAATTATAAGTGCGACCCAACCTTTATTTCATACTCCACTAAGCTGAATGGCCAATGCTTTAAAATCCACAAATGGCTGCGCGAAGGCCTACTTTACTTGTTTGGCCTGAGCCCTGTTCGGACAAAGGTATCCTGCTCTTTTGGTAAGTGTTGGTAACTTGGTTATTATATTATCACTGACTAAGGTATTTCTTACTTTATGCAGTGGACGTCATTTTTGAATCTCTAGTCTCGAACAAGATTAATTTGGAAGAGGAAGAGCTCCTTGCTCAGGAGCGAACATTGTTAGCCGAGCAAGCTTCCTAACTGACCGCCCCGTCTAGCAGGGCATCCGATAGTTGTACGGCCGAATCTAGCATGGTCGCTACTTCTGGGGAGTTATCCCCGATTCTCTTCTGGTATCTGAAGGTTCCCCTATGGAGGCTGAGGCTATCCCAAAAGGAGACGCAAAAGGCGTAAACTTGTCCATGCCCAAGTTCTTGAGGGACGAATGTCCTCCATTGAAACGCCTTCCCTTCATTTATCTCTCGCCCGAGAAGAGTCCGTCCGAGAGGAGGCGCAAGCACAATCTTCCAAGAGGACTTTGTCTGCCCTTCCTCCCTCCAATCCAACGCATGAGGCCAGTCAAGTACAAGAGGTCCTTTCTCAGCTGAGCAACTCTCCGGCTTCTGCTCTACTTATATCTCCTCGTGCGAGGACTCCATCGGTTGCAACTTCTACTGAGCCCAAGGAACTTTATCAATTCTTGACCGTCTAAAATCTACCGTCCACCCATGCCACCTTTTCTCCATCGGTCACCTCCCTGACTAGTGGTCGAATATTACTAAAGGGTCGCTTAATGGAGGCCTGGGAGACCTCCATTAACCAGCTGGATGAACTTACTCTAGCAAAGCTCTTGGACGAGTATTCCTATGAGCTGATCAAGATAAGCtagaatttttattattatttcttacGTTGAATGTCTCTGAGGGTGTATGTTTCTCATAAATAGACGATAGGAATAAACCTAGCACAGAAATTATTAGCTCTGGCTTAGGAAAATGAATGCCTGAGACAGCGTGTTTCTGAGGCTGCTCCCACAAACGATGCCAATAATATACTAATATTAACtttagtattttatttattttttaaaattattatatttttattattgaaaGTTATAAAACATGTATAATAATTATCTCTATCGCAGCTCCTCAATTTTAAATTTCTAGATAGTTAAGTGACACATTGTCCTTGCTTGTTGACAATTGTTCATCCTCTGCCATGCTTCCAAAATCAAGGTGTCTTTTCCCTGAGTTCTCACGTGCGCTCTCCTACTACTTCATCGATGTATATGGTTCGACGATCCGGTTCGACAACGAGCATGGAAGATGAACAAGTAAAAGATGAGTTAGAAATGCTGATTGGAAATTGATCTTGGAACAAGATGAAGACAACGagcatgagatttattaaaaGGAATGCATATTTTTGGAAGGAGAGAGAATAGAAAGGAAAATGAAGTTGTTTAATTTAGTAGATGATTTGGTGTAACGAAGTGGATGAGTTTATGGTTCAAGTGTTTCTTTGGTGTAGCTCCTAAGGTATGGTGTGGTGGTAATTGGCAAGTTATTTTTTTCAAGCAATTAGGATTCAAAACTGACTCAAGGCATATATGCGGCATTTGAAAACTAGTGATATTGGGCACCATGTTACGAGTCAGCTCACTTTTTGAATTTACTTGGGGAGTAAAATATAGAAAATTAGCTCATAAAGCCAAGAGGATCATTAggactttaaaaaaaatacctttattataataaattaataaaatttagcaAGGGTAACAGTAACTCTAAATCAATAAACCTAGCTTCATTACAGATCTACCATGTCACATCATTGtgacattaaaaataaaaaatccacCTTTTTAAATGAAGCTCTCCTTATAATCATAAACCCAAAAAAATAACTTTACATTAAGTCCCACTAATTCACACATTATTATCTACATTTTgtatttactatctttatttataatattaatttatatgctatcataaatatatatttataatatacatattagttaatttattaataatgtatattagtttatttaataatttttaataaattattaatttaaaattcttttaataaaatattaatttaatattttttaataaattattaatttaataattaatatataataattaactctaattttaataaaacattaaaaaattaaaaaatgaggtGGGCATTAGCCATCACATGTGGGGCtgctattaaataattttttttaaaaaaaaattatgttaaacccAACATCTAAATTTGAATGTTGAGttcttgaattttgaaaatccacTAACCTTATAATGATGTTGGGTTCACAAAATCTAGCTTTTTGGATTTTGTGAACCATTGTAGTTACTGCAAAGTTTAATTGCatgataagtcaaaaaaaaaaaaattagtgtcCTCATGACGCACGTATTTATTTTGGAAATAAGAGATATAAATTAAAATACTTTTAGTTGATATGAAtaataatttgataaaataaagttAACAAAATGTGTTTGATAAGGTAAGTATATTTGCAAAAATGTATTCAGCTCAAGAAAAGTTAATTTACATTAGATAAATAGAATTCCATAGAGTTAATTATATGGATTTTAAATTTACTTAACACCTAAAAGATATTGGATGTTACATAATCTTTGGAATGATATAAATGACACCaacttttattttatatatcttagATTAACTTTTtcttctaaattttaaattttagcttATAAACTCTTATTGGCTTCAAATTGTTATTTAAAAGAAAGGATATACTTTAAGTTCAAAACTTGAAAGTAATTAATGAGATTGATAAAATGTATCATATTTCGACAATATTTGGCTGATATGGTTGTGAGAACAGAACGAATCAATCGTAAAATAAATATTATGCTTATATAATGGTGAGAAAAAGGGTATAAATCAATCTTACTCTACTCAAAACTACATCAGTGATATTATttaaatcacaattaatcatCTCTATCTGTACTTGAAAACCCCCTGGTAATTAGGAACAACAAAAAAAAGTATTAATACTTGATTAATGCGTATTAATCAACAGGCTAATCCCAGCTCTAAACCTTCAAAATGTGGGTTACGTAGCGGAAATGATTTACATAGAACAGGCTGCAACAACATGGAGGATCGGAATGTAGCAGGCAAATTAACAGGAATGGTTAGGAATCTGCACCTGTAACCTTGCCAGCGTAAAGCGAAGCTTGAAACTATACCAGAAGTCACACTTTTGCAGGCTACCAACTGGCTATATTACATTCACTGAAAAAGTTAGACAAACTGtaaaaaagaataaaaggaaagattttgatCTTTTTCAGATGAAAAAGATTCCCAAAAACCTTTCATCTAAATTTAATAATACTCATTGATATAATAACAATATGTTAATTCAGATGAATACAAATTTGGCAAAAGTTTGTTAGCGAAATACAAAGTTCGTACGCAGCGGAGCTTTTTCTTCGGGTAACTCGTGAGTTGTTATTTCCTACAAACAAAACAAGTAAAAAAGAACAAAATTGAAAAACAGTAGTTAGGCTGTAGAAACTAGAAGATAATGTGAACTAGATGGTGGTAAAGGTAAgcaataaatttatatttagctaatttttaGTGTTGCGTCATTTATCTCCTTTTCAAAAGGTATCTTGAAACCTTAAAATAACTATGTTATTCTTGTTAAAACACTATTAATCACTTTAATTTATTAGACTGGAAAAATGAGGGGTAGATATTCCATGCTCATATCACGTCACTTCCATTgaaaaaaaagtaatagaaataataattaAAGATTGAAATGGCAATAGTttaaaaaaactcaatttgaCAGTTCATAAAATTTCAAAgatctgttttaaaaaaattgaacttcGACGTTAAACatgaaaattttctttatttttcgattAAGAACATTGTACAGAATAAATACCTCTTGGTGAACTCCAAAACTCTGATGTGGTTATGATCTTTTGTCAAACTTTCTCTCACTCGATTTCTTTTCTTCCGCTTCTCTTCTTTTTTGTTGCCTGAAACCGACGAATAGGTAACGTTGTTATGTTATTGCAATACAGAAATCACCAAATTACAACAATTAATTGCTTCTTAATCCGGGAAATCTACATTCTTTCCAAAACTATAAACAAAGCTTAAAATAAATTGGTAGGGCAATAAACGAGCCAAGTTGAATCAAACTTTGTATTAATAAAGCTTGTTCGATAAAGTAATCGAGAAAAATCAGCTTAAAATGAATAGTTGAAACGAGTGTTCAAACTTGGCTTGATTTCTTTTTCACAAGCTTGttcattaaattaatttaatgagttgttTAAACTTATTCAAATCTTTTGTATGTtaaaaaacaaaaagaattttgccCTCGTGTCGTGCGTGGCTAGGCACTCCAACGGTAGACCAGACATTTGGAGTTTGAGACTTAGTTGTGGCGTATTGTGGGTGATTTTTCCCTCAATGGATAGAGGACCCGAGAACGTTGGCTATCAGGATGAGCCTCAACATGCACTTTCCCGATTTACTCGGATAGTTGGTGGAAAACTTCCGTAGGACCAGACCGGTCACCCCATGATTAGTTGGGTCGAAGGCTTGTATACATGGTGCCaactaaaaaaaacataaagtttTTATCAGGTTGAATACTAAGCTTGGTCCCGAGTGTTGATTCATTTACAATCTTAGAAATTAGAAGTTAAAAAATatgcttaaaattaaaatttttatgcatttagatttattaaaagtgaataatatgataaataattatttttattatcttatTTTATGGAACCTTCAACTGAAtattttgaattaccaaacatAAAGTTCTAATTATAACAAATGAAGCTAAGCCTACATCAATATACTTTGCATAAAAATACGGATATAAAATAACCAAAAACCCATTATGAGATTAGGATTTGCTACTAAATGGCTTGGGGAAAACATTTAAAATAATTGGTATAGTCCGACAAGTTAAAATTGTTATTTCCGCCATGATGATCCTAACCAAAAATTCTAAGATAATTCATTGATCTCCAAGAGATTCATGGAAGAAATtatagatattttaaaaataatagataTTTGCAGCAAAACTTGAATATTAAACTGCATATGCACCGTGAGTAGACACTTACGCAAAGGCAGTATATCCAGTGCCAGCATTAGAAGCAGACAACAAAGCTGAATGCACACTTGATGCTGATGAATTGTCATGTCCTCCAGGAAGGGATGAGCTTTTTCCATCACCATCAATCTAAAGGGAACAAATAAGGAAAATGTCGAATTCAATCTTGCATGTACATTAAAGTACTTAAAGCGCTCACCTTGTCCCATTTTGTCTTCTTGTTTGGTCTAATTTCTTTGGCTGTGCCATCTGTTGTTGGACCTGGAGGCAACACATTCACCACTgcagccgccgccgccgcagcagcagcagcagctggTAGGTTACCAACTGAAGTGGAACACAATATTGATTAGACATACATAATAGGCATGCAAATCTGCAATTATTGGTGTCAAGCACAAACACATCACCATGTAACTTCTCCCCTCTTTTCAGGGTGAAGCTGTGAATTTTTACCTGAATTTTGGGTGTTCAAGTTTGATCTTGGAACACCTGCGTTGGGTTGTCTTCCACCAGCAACAGAATCACCCTGCCTCTTTTTTCTTTCTGCTTCACGCCTCATATCATTCTCTGCAACAGCACATCATTAAGGATACGCAAGGGCATAGCTGACTGTGAATTAATAGACAATGCAAGTAGCGAGTGATACAACAGAAATGCAATAAACTTGTCTATGCAGGGAAGGCCAATTATTTCTTTGGAAATCAATGATAAAATGAATCCTACGGTATATGAGAAAAGAGAAAGATTAGCAACAAAAGAGCATCAGAGAGACTTAAGAAAGACCAACGAATTACCAAGATGCAAAATGCAAAGGGCAAAATATGTGATTGTGGCTGAGGTTTGGGGGGTTAAATTTCTCCTAATGCATTTTACTTTGTTTACCGCCTGCAATGGTCATGAGTAACTGTTTCTGCAGCTGCTATATTATAATAAGAATCAACAATGAAATTTGACGAGAAAGTATTAATTTGCATGCCAATTTGTGTTGATAACTTGGTATGATACAGTCAGTGCATTGTAGTAATTGCATTCATGTAGACAGAAAACTGCACTACCTTCATTTTAGTTCTCTGAAAGTTGTCTGACGAAAATAAAGCCAATAACTGATGCAAACAAATCTTTTTTTTAACACATTTCAAGTTCCCACTTTCTTAGGTTGTTCTATCATTTCCCATTAGACTGTTAGGAGATTAACGACATCTTATCTTCCACTATTTTTTTTACTGAAAGTAGGTTATTCTATAATATATTAAGGAGAAACCAGTAAACTTGACAAAAGTTGGAAGTTTGAAACATTATAAAAATGTGCACTTTGACATCTGATATTCTATTGTGAACAAACATTTCAAGTGTCAGAGATTTACCACCAATAGATCAGTTTCACATTGAAAAGCTACTAGAGTTGCCACCAAAGGAAAGATAAAATAGAACTATAAATGCAAGATCCTTTTCACTCTTGATCACAGGCCAACAAGAATTATATTTCATGAAACTTACAAGATTAGCAGTCAAGAACAAATGGAAAACTATTTGCATCCTCATAGATTTGACAGGATTTGAATTCCTAAAATACTAATCCAGAATCAGTCTACTAGATCAGACCAATCATATTGATTCACTGATTCCAGTTGTGTTGCTCACAAATCTGACTTCAGCATTTGTTTgggaaaatgcagaaaataactaAGGCCGTTAGTTTAGAAAATATGGGCCTGACATGGTTAGATATTCTATGGAGGCCCCTTCAATGGGAGGCTTATGAAGGTTGGATAAAGTCCACCTTTTGAATATGCAAATGGTGCCACATTCAGCATTATGCTAAGAATACTTGCCATCTGCAACATGCGATGGAGGGCCCATAAGCCGCCCATGCGGAACATGGGACTGCATAGAATTTCTCTTCCCCAAAAGCCTAAGACCCAGATTTTTAAGGACTGTTAAAAAGTTCGTGTGGTAGGACCAACTTTCCATATTTTCAAATGGGAATATTATGCCATCATTGTCAAAATGATTATAAACAGGGTTACAACAGATTTAAATGACCCTCCAAAATGCAAAGACACGTGCAAATGGAAGTTTAAGCCAAAATTCATGTGAAGATAGACATTAGCAAGAGAAAAAATTGAATTACCTATTTCATCAACATAGTCACTTTTGTCATATCCATGAGGATCAAAAACGTCCTTACTAAAGCAAGTCCCAATCTGGTCTATGTCTTGATAACTCACAGCATGCTGCAAGAAGTCAGGATTCCGATAGTCCTTCCTATTACGTAAATCAGCATTGAAACTTTTCCCAGCCCTCTTATATGCAAAGAACCTGTTAAACCGTTCCTGAAATagtaaatgacaaaaaaaaagtgaaaatacAGAAGAGATAAGAAAATATGATGGTTTTTCTCCATAAGCTTAAATCATTCATACTATTATGGTTTTGTTGGTTTATATGTGCTTATTTGAGGAAAGGTTATTGCTATAAGTAGTAAAAACAATTAAATAATTAGAGTACCTATATCAGTCACCATTCTGAATAATCAAATGATTCACAACAGATTCAGTATACACGCAGAACATGCATTGATCAGAAAATGTGTCAAATTTGCTATTCTAGTAGCAAATCAAGTACACAAATAAAGAGACATCAGCACATAGAGTTTATGAAACATTAGGAAATTAACAAAAACAAATTGGAACAAATTTTAAGTGAGAAAAAACCTGTAGCTCCTTAGGGCATTGAGCTGAAGGAGGTGGAGGAAGAAAACTACTCAACAGATCATCCTTTCGCCCTTCCATGGAAGCTACAGCAGTTTCCAACTTAGTTACTTCAGGCACAGATTCAAAAACATCCATTGGCAAACTGTGTTCAATCATAGGTTGTTCAGATAAATCAGATGGCTGGAGAGGATCTAGTTGTGTAACTGGCATTACTAGCGGAACAGTTACGGATGATGTTTTATCCTCTGCATTTCCTACAAAACTCAACATGTCAAAAACTAGGAAGACCTCTAATGCAATATGCATAAGGACATACAAATAAGCAAAACATTACAAAATTTTTTCAATTAGTTTAAGGAAGCTTAGCTTTAAAATGAGGACACAACAACAAAGTATCCCAGATATGGACATTATTACAAGTCGACAACATCTTTTATAAGTGCCTGGCTGTTGACTTGGGTTTGGGTTTGGGTTTTGGGGGGGTTGTAGTTTGTTGAAAGATCCCTTATTACTtggaagaggaaagaaagggcagaattttttgttaaatttccactatatatattttttttgtatggaTCAGGCAAAATGGACAGAAAGAAAGATAAGAAAATAGTTGTTGCCGTTGTAGATTGATCAAAAAACAGTAGGCATTACCGATTGGCAAATGGCAATTACTAATGAATCTCTTTTTAGCCAACAAAAGGAAATTTTACTcagtttttcttttctcttttcgccATTACCTCCTCTCCACTAAGTCAATAAACATAAAGAATACAATTGTCAAACAATATGGCCATGCACCATAGAGCAATGCACagagatttttgaaataataaacACAATGTTTTCCCAGCCGTTCTTAGAACTATTTTTATGTGTTGCCAAGTTATTTCATCCATAAACAGAGATGATGTGCTTCCAGTAAACTAAGTTTTCTGCTCAAAATTGAAAAGGACATAAATTACATTTCCTGGATTGTTTTAATTGTGCCCGATCAAACTACTTGAACAGTAGAAAAGGCATATAGTTACAATGCAGGTTTATATAAGGGCACAGATATATCGATTCTGCTCCATCGTCAATCATGTCATCCAAAAGGGATGATCTCAGTGCAAAAGGCTGACAAGTCAATGCAAGTATCATAATTTCATGTTTTCAAATATCACTGAGGACTTAGGACTATCTCTTAGTAACTCAGACTCGCCATCACTAATAATATACCCTAGTACTTCATTAAGAGAGAGAACTATAATTGGACTAATAATTTGAAGCAACAACTTATGAATAGTGCAGAATAAcaacaattataaaattataacacTCATTGGTTAGCTAAGATTGAAAATCAAATCTATAAGGCAACTCTTGCATTTGTCTCTCTTCATATTACAATGTCCAAATATCAAACCAAGAAAAACCTAACATCACATTGTTCCTTAAGGTGCAGAAGGGAAACAAAAGTATCAGTTATGGCAATGCATGCAGGGTGTTCCTATATAGGTGGAGAATTTATTTTCATCGTCAGTTTAATCCAAATCATAGCAAACAGGTactttggcaaaaaaaaaataaaatgaaacttCTGACTTAAAATAGGTTGGTAGAAGTATTTATCAATTATGGCAAGGAGAAAACACATTGAACAGACTTAAAAGAGGGCAaaacataaaattataaaaattaccaTTTGGTGCTTTAACATCTGCTTCAAGCATGGGATGGCCATTGCTTAATATCTCCCCATCCTGCGAACTCTAGCATGGTTAAGCAAATAGATAACTATTACTATACAGTCCAATAAAACATGTGAGGAACATTAGAGATAAATAGTAACGTGTTTGGCTAGGGAAGAAAATCGTCAAAATATCATTTCACTATATTCTGAAGTTAAAACGAGGCAAACAGAAAGCATTACCTCTGGCTCGGGAGACATGGCAGTCTCATCATGCTCGTAATCCACAATAGCAAGAGACCCCATCCCCATCCTCACCCTCTGAGGATCCACAGGCTCTGGAAGCCCAGCAGACAGCTGAGGTAGCAAAGGGGCCGAACTAGGCGAGACATAGGAGAGGGGCGAAGAATGCGATCTCGAGGGAAACAGCGGTGGAGGCGTAGGGCTCCGTGCGACGAGGCTACTTGGGGTTACGTTATCAACGGGGCTAGTTTGGATTGTATAATCACCAACATCGTCGAGAGGAGGAGACCGAGTTTGGCCAAGGGATGGAGGAGTAGCAGTATCGAAGTAATGGTCGGGCGTGGTCGCCCTCGGGCCTCTGCCTGCGACGGGGCTAATTAGGGTTACATAATCCGGAGCCAACCGTTGCTGTTCCTCCACCGCTTCCTGCAGCACCTGCACCTCCTCCagttcatcttcctcttcctcgtcgtTGTATACAGAAAGCAGATCGATGCCGCCGGAGCCAGCGGCCATCGTCACCTCCAAGAGAAGCGCCGATGGGAGATCAAAAATAGGGAAAGCAATAAGAACGGGAATTAGGATACGAAGGAGAGAGACGCAATGTTCGATTACGCCTCCAGCGATCCGCTGCCACCAGATCCGGCAAGAAAGTACAGTAAAATCGCCGCCGCGTACCGCCCTCGCTCGCCGCCGACCGCTAGATAATAGTGCCGCTATCCCGATCCAAACTCAAAAACAGATATTTAGAAATAATTAGCCCGATGATTAAAAAGTAAATTATTAACAATTTTTCTTCAGCAATTTATCAAAGGTCTATAATACCCTAGCCTTTCAAttctaaattattaattttatttatttaaatcgaagaatcaaatcaaaaaataaaaaatataattattttatcaCCATAAaaagcttaattttttttaaaaaaaaattatgtcacacaaatttatttcctaaatttatccaaattttttaaaattttagattttaatgaaaaatttaaaaataaaaacaattaataaaaaaattaaaggtatatatatatttatttatttttatcttttttttatgctaaataaaagagaaaaaaataaataacttaaaaataaaattactttggTGTTGTTTtagttaaaagtattttttttgttaaaatatcaCCTTATTAGTGCTCATTTAGTCGCAACATACCATTTTGGTATTCATTTCATCGAGCTATCACCACCTTATTGTCAATTTCTTAAAGCACCGCCATCTTGATGTTGATTTCTCTAAAGCATCACCACCTTAGtattaatt
This region of Zingiber officinale cultivar Zhangliang chromosome 9A, Zo_v1.1, whole genome shotgun sequence genomic DNA includes:
- the LOC122020499 gene encoding uncharacterized protein LOC122020499 isoform X1; the encoded protein is MAAGSGGIDLLSVYNDEEEEDELEEVQVLQEAVEEQQRLAPDYVTLISPVAGRGPRATTPDHYFDTATPPSLGQTRSPPLDDVGDYTIQTSPVDNVTPSSLVARSPTPPPLFPSRSHSSPLSYVSPSSAPLLPQLSAGLPEPVDPQRVRMGMGSLAIVDYEHDETAMSPEPESSQDGEILSNGHPMLEADVKAPNGNAEDKTSSVTVPLVMPVTQLDPLQPSDLSEQPMIEHSLPMDVFESVPEVTKLETAVASMEGRKDDLLSSFLPPPPSAQCPKELQERFNRFFAYKRAGKSFNADLRNRKDYRNPDFLQHAVSYQDIDQIGTCFSKDVFDPHGYDKSDYVDEIENDMRREAERKKRQGDSVAGGRQPNAGVPRSNLNTQNSVGNLPAAAAAAAAAAAVVNVLPPGPTTDGTAKEIRPNKKTKWDKIDGDGKSSSLPGGHDNSSASSVHSALLSASNAGTGYTAFAQQKRREAEEKKSSERKFDKRS
- the LOC122020499 gene encoding uncharacterized protein LOC122020499 isoform X2; protein product: MAAGSGGIDLLSVYNDEEEEDELEEVQVLQEAVEEQQRLAPDYVTLISPVAGRGPRATTPDHYFDTATPPSLGQTRSPPLDDVGDYTIQTSPVDNVTPSSLVARSPTPPPLFPSRSHSSPLSYVSPSSAPLLPQLSAGLPEPVDPQRVRMGMGSLAIVDYEHDETAMSPEPEDGEILSNGHPMLEADVKAPNGNAEDKTSSVTVPLVMPVTQLDPLQPSDLSEQPMIEHSLPMDVFESVPEVTKLETAVASMEGRKDDLLSSFLPPPPSAQCPKELQERFNRFFAYKRAGKSFNADLRNRKDYRNPDFLQHAVSYQDIDQIGTCFSKDVFDPHGYDKSDYVDEIENDMRREAERKKRQGDSVAGGRQPNAGVPRSNLNTQNSVGNLPAAAAAAAAAAAVVNVLPPGPTTDGTAKEIRPNKKTKWDKIDGDGKSSSLPGGHDNSSASSVHSALLSASNAGTGYTAFAQQKRREAEEKKSSERKFDKRS